In a genomic window of Vulpes lagopus strain Blue_001 chromosome 13, ASM1834538v1, whole genome shotgun sequence:
- the LOC121475117 gene encoding histone H2B type 3-B gives MPDPSKSAPAPKKGSKKAVTKAQKKDGKKRKRSRKESYSIYVYKVLKQVHPDTGISSKAMGIMNSFVNDIFERIASEASRLAHYNKRSTITSREVQTAVRLLLPGELAKHAVSEGTKAVTKYTSSK, from the coding sequence ATGCCTGATCCGTCTAAGTCGGCCCCCGCGCCCAAGAAAGGCTCCAAGAAGGCCGTCACCAAGGCGCAGAAGAAGGACGGCAAGAAGCGCAAGCGCAGCCGCAAGGAGAGCTACTCCATCTACGTGTACAAGGTGCTGAAGCAGGTGCACCCCGACACCGGCATCTCGTCCAAGGCCATGGGCATCATGAACTCGTTCGTCAACGACATCTTCGAGCGCATCGCCAGCGAGGCCTCCCGCCTGGCGCATTACAACAAGCGCTCGACCATCACGTCCCGCGAGGTGCAGACGGCCGTGCGCCTGCTGCTGCCCGGCGAGCTGGCCAAGCACGCGGTGTCCGAGGGCACCAAGGCCGTCACCAAGTACACCAGCTCCAAGTGA
- the LOC121475115 gene encoding histone H2A type 3, protein MSGRGKQGGKARAKAKSRSSRAGLQFPVGRVHRLLRKGNYSERVGAGAPVYLAAVLEYLTAEILELAGNAARDNKKTRIIPRHLQLAIRNDEELNKLLGRVTIAQGGVLPNIQAVLLPKKTESHHKAKSK, encoded by the coding sequence ATGTCTGGCCGAGGCAAGCAGGGTGGCAAGGCGCGCGCCAAGGCCAAGTCCCGCTCGTCGCGGGCGGGGCTGCAGTTCCCGGTGGGTCGCGTGCACCGCCTGCTCCGCAAGGGCAACTACTCGGAGCGGGTCGGGGCGGGCGCGCCGGTGTACCTGGCGGCCGTGCTGGAGTACCTGACGGCCGAGATCCTGGAGCTGGCGGGCAACGCGGCCCGCGACAACAAGAAGACGCGCATCATCCCGCGCCACCTGCAGCTGGCCATCCGCAACGACGAGGAGCTCAACAAGCTGCTGGGCCGCGTGACCATCGCGCAGGGCGGCGTCCTGCCCAACATCCAGGCCGTGCTGCTGCCCAAGAAGACCGAGAGCCACCACAAGGCCAAGAGCAAGTGA